One region of Zootoca vivipara chromosome 7, rZooViv1.1, whole genome shotgun sequence genomic DNA includes:
- the LOC118088621 gene encoding vitamin D3 hydroxylase-associated protein gives MIHEWLRQSRPQVKIDLHIVLALTSSTAAAFLALKWMGQNRIKKQIEEARRKRDHGLAQMEKVVQEFKQQNPGVQAAHVLSLPVAELVEKLKEGSLSPECVLYTYMEKALAVHQEVNCVRHFIPECEQHLQELKKQKERGLLYGVPVSIKDHIAYKGHLSTCGFVQSLSALAEEDSVLVEVLKRQGANPFVITNVPQSLLNYDCSNSIFGQTVNPNDHKRGPGGSSGGEGALIAAGGSILGFGSDLGGSVRLPSSFCGLCGLKPTAGRLSNSGVRGPIDGILTVPGTVGPMARDVESLALCMKALLCDDMFQLDPFVPPVFFNEEVYSSSTPLRIGYYDTDGYFLLPPCMRRAVHETKKLLQEAGHTLIPFTPPSVDYAIDELYFKGLFADGGSTLLAMFERDIVDPCLQPQVAHLRIPKLVRKVLAKFVKPWFPRLASHLNALCGVRSVNCLWELNDKVMAYRKKFVDQWKKSKLDVVLCPVLGPAFNLGYPSKLLAAISYTMLYNLLNFPAGVVPVTTVTEADEEELGQHRGHFGDPWDKRLKEAVKGAVGLPVAVQCVALPWQDELCLRFMKEVEMLSHQRRLEKAM, from the exons ATGATCCACGAATGGTTGAGGCAGTCAAGGCCCCAGGTTAAGATTGACCTTCACATTGTCCTTGCTCTGACCAGCAGCACAGCTGCAGCTTTCTTGGCACTCAAATGGATGGGCCAGAATAGGATCAAAAAACAAATAGAAGAAGCAAGAAGGAAGAGAGACCATGGCTTGGCTCAAATGGAAAAAGTTGTTCAGGAGTTTAAACAGCAG AATCCTGGGGTACAAGCTGCTCATGTCCTTTCTTTGCCTGTGGCAGAGCTAGTGGAGAAGCTGAAGGAAGGGTCTTTGTctccagaatgtgtcctttacaCTTACATGGAAAAG GCTTTAGCAGTTCACCAGGAGGTGAACTGTGTGCGCCATTTTATTCCAGAATGTGAGCAACATCTCCAggagctgaagaaacagaaggaaagggGCTTGTTGTATGGCGTGCCTGTCAGTATCAAGGATCACATTGCATATAAG GGTCACTTATCAACATGTGGCTTTGTCCAGTCACTTAGTGCCTTGGCAGAAGAGGACAGTGTGCTGGTCGAGGTGCTAAAAAGGCAGGGAGCAAATCCATTTGTAATCACCAATGTCCCACAATCCTTATTGAA CTATGACTGCAGCAACTCTATTTTTGGCCAGACAGTGAATCCTAATGATCATAAGAGAGGCCCTGGTGGATCATCTGGAGGGGAAGGTGCCCTAATAGCTGCAGGAGGGTCCATCCTGGGATTTGGATCAGATTTGGGTGGAAGTGTCCGCCTACCCTCCAGCTTCTGTGGTCTTTGTGGGCTGAAGCCAACAGCAGGTAGGCTGAG CAATTCAGGAGTAAGGGGCCCCATTGATGGAATACTCACAG TTCCAGGAACAGTGGGCCCAATGGCAAGGGATGTGGAAAGTCTAGCTCTGTGCATGAAGGCTCTCTTATGTGATGACATGTTCCAGCTGGACCCCTTCGTTCCGCCTGTGTTTTTCAATGAAGAG GTATACTCTAGTTCCACGCCACTTCGGATTGGCTATTATGACACTGATGGCTATTTTTTGCTTCCTCCCTGTATGAGGCGGGCTGTGCATGAAACCAAGAAGCTTCTCCAAGAAGCTGGCCATACG CTCATTCCCTTCACCCCACCTTCAGTGGACTATGCCATAGATGAACTTTATTTCAAAGGCCTTTTTGCTGATGGAGGCTCAACTCTGTTGGCTATGTT TGAAAGAGATATAGTCGACCCATGCTTGCAACCCCAAGTGGCTCATCTTAGAATCCCAAAATTGGTGAGGAAAGTTTTGGCCAAGTTTGTCAAACCCTGG TTTCCAAGACTGGCCAGCCATCTCAATGCACTGTGTGGAGTAAG GTCTGTGAATTGCCTGTGGGAGCTGAATGACAAAGTGATG GCTTATCGTAAAAAGTTTGTTGACCAGTGGAAGAAAAGCAAGCTTGATGTTGtcctctgtccagttctgggaccTGCCTTTAATCTTGGATACCCTTCAAAACTATTGG CTGCCATCTCGTATACCATGCTGTACAATCTTTTGAACTTTCCTGCTGGAGTTGTGCCAGTCACTACTGTTACAGAGGCTGATGAAGAGGAGCTGGGACAGCACCGAGGGCACTTTGGTGACCCCTGGGATAAGAGACTGAAAGAG GCTGTGAAAGGTGCTGTGGGGCTCCCTGTGGCAGTTCAGTGTGTGGCATTACCATGGCAGGACGAATTATGCCTTCGTTTCATGAAAGAGGTGGAGATGCTGTCCCACCAAAGGAGACTGGAGAAAGCCATGTGA